The following proteins come from a genomic window of Kwoniella shandongensis chromosome 7, complete sequence:
- a CDS encoding FK506-binding protein 4 — protein MAVKMNLWSLTLLPGEKYPIYVRRDFQITNAALGEELRSADGRSVIKVTHNPIPAGALDSDSDDSDYDSEDDEELDSEEEAALRAEYGLDSDDEDEEADEEEKPKSKKAEKIEVDGEDEEDDDEEDSEDDDEDFEDELEETSVLASLTAGKIEQASLNLTFVEGEVVIFETTGENAVHLLGNYIDQFPDVDSESDSDSEFSGEDDYSDIYGSDDEDIELDTEEEEAVAKITEIPSEKPAKKALPASKKAAAEPEAKPAQKRKADAIESPAPKAAAAAESTEGLSKNQKKKLAKKAKTEETAAEKPAPVAAKKTENKAPQKRTLPSGLIIEDVKVGDGPVARTGKRLGMRYIGKLTNGKQFDANTAGKPFSFSLGKGEVIRGWDEGLAGMAVGGERRLTIPPQLAYGSQKIPGIPKNSTLKFDVKLVSIN, from the exons ATGGCCGTCAAAATGAACctctgg AgtctcaccctccttcccgGAGAGAAGTACCCCATCTACGTCCGTCGTGATTTCCAAATCACCAACGCCGCTCTTGGCGAGGAGCTCCGATCTGCCGACGGTCGATCCGTCATCAAGGTCACCCACAACCCTATCCCCGCCGGTGCCCTCGACAGCGACTCTGACGACTCGGACTACGACtccgaggacgatgaggagctCGACtctgaggaggaggcagCTTTGAGAGCCGAGTACGGTCTTGAcagcgacgacgaggacgaggaggctgacgaggaggagaagcccAAGTCTAAGAAGgctgagaagatcgaggttgacggtgaggatgaggaggatgacgacgaggaggacagtgaggatgatgacgaggactTTGAGGACGAGCTTGAGGAGACCTCTGTCTTGGCCTCTTTGACTGCcggcaag ATCGAGCAAGCTTCTCTCAACCTCACTTTCGTCGAGGGCGAGGTTGTCATCTTCGAGACCACCGGCGAGAA CGCCGTTCACCTCTTGGGTAACTACATCGACCAATTCCCCGACGTCGACTCCGAGTCCGACTCTGACTCCGAGTTCTCCGGCGAGGACGACTACTCGGACATCTACGgttccgacgacgaggacatTGAGCTCGacaccgaggaggaggaggccgTTGC CAAAATCACCGAGATCCCTTCCGAGAAGCCCGCTAAGAAGGCTCTCCCCGCCTCCAAGAAGGCTGCTGCTGAGCCCGAGGCCAAGCCCGCTCAAAAGCGAAAGGCTGACGCTATCGAGTCCCCCGCCCCCAAGgctgctgccgccgccgAGTCCACCGAGGGTTTGAGCaagaaccagaagaagaagcttgccaagaaggccaagaCTGAGGAGACTGCCGCTGAGAAGCCCGCCCCTGTTGCCGCTaagaagaccgagaacaAGGCTCCTCAAAAG AGAACTCTCCCTTCAGGTTTGATCATCGAGGATGTCAAGGTTGGAGACGGACCTGTTGCCAGGACCGGCAAGCGATTGGGCATGCG ATACATCGGTAAACTCACCAACGGTAAACAATTCGATGCCAACACTGCTGGTAAacccttctctttctctctcggAAAGGGTGAGGTCATCCGAGGTTGGGACGAGGGTCTTGCCGGCATGGCTGTTGGTGGTGAGAGGCGATTGACC ATCCCTCCCCAGCTCGCCTACGGTAGCCAGAAGATCCCCGGTATTCCCAAGAA CTCCACACTCAAGTTCGACGTCAAGCTTGTTTCTATCAACTAA